A genomic window from Glaciihabitans sp. INWT7 includes:
- a CDS encoding Lrp/AsnC family transcriptional regulator translates to MSPKPKPMHLDEVSKAIIEQLQADGRRSYAEIGKAVGLSEAAVRQRVQKLTDSGVMQVVAVTDPMQLGFYRQAMIGIRVTGDTTTVAETLGRITAVDYVVLTAGSFDLLAEVVCENDEDLIELLNKEIRGIPGVQSTETFVYLRLQKQFYNWGTR, encoded by the coding sequence ATGAGCCCCAAACCCAAGCCCATGCACCTCGACGAGGTGTCGAAGGCGATCATCGAGCAGTTGCAGGCCGACGGTCGGCGCAGCTATGCCGAGATCGGCAAGGCGGTCGGGCTCAGCGAGGCTGCCGTGCGCCAGCGCGTGCAGAAGCTCACCGATTCCGGCGTCATGCAGGTCGTGGCCGTCACCGACCCGATGCAGCTCGGCTTCTATCGCCAGGCGATGATCGGCATCCGCGTGACCGGAGACACCACCACGGTCGCCGAGACCCTCGGCCGCATCACGGCCGTCGACTACGTCGTGCTCACCGCCGGCAGCTTCGACCTCTTGGCCGAGGTCGTCTGCGAGAACGACGAAGACCTGATCGAACTGCTCAACAAGGAGATCCGCGGGATCCCCGGCGTGCAGTCCACCGAGACTTTCGTGTACTTGAGACTGCAGAAGCAGTTCTACAACTGGGGAACGAGATAA